cttcgccttttatttccattttctaaaTTCCCTTCAAAATATGCTGTCCATTTGAGTTTATAGTGCAACACACTTAACCAGGatactcaaaaccatgtggttgtactGGGAACCTGTTAACCATACAGCCTGCTCATTCCTATACACCTGTATatccgtatatgtgtgcgtgtgtagttacATTTACTTTTATAATGATTCTATACTTAtagcatttatgtgtataaatgtcttAGTGGGTTGGCTACCATACAGCCAGCCGATAGGTTAATTCGtggagatgtgtatatattaattttttttctctttttcttttcagatcaTTGAGAAATTCCTCAGCAAAGAGATCCATTACTTTGTTACTGATCAgtcaaaagtaaaagagaaaaatgatgatCCAAATGCCTCAGGAAGTCCAAGTGTCTATATGTCAAGCCCATTCAACAGTGGCCAAACTCCATCCCCTTCAACTTTTGACAAAAAGGCTCTCTcggtatgtctgtttgtcttgcATCCACATCTCTCGCAAAGAGATGACTTTGTAACCTCCTGtcttctgttattattttctctctttctgttatcaTTTCCTCACCTGTGCAAACATTTAGATGGTGgcagttgtctgttttgacatggtttctacagttggatgcccttcctagtgacTGGTAGTAGGCAGAGAGGAAAGTCCCTGCAAACAGGAGACCTGATCTGATTGCTTCAAGAGCCAGGTGATGGGTTAAATCTACCTCCCATAGAGGCAGGCCATGGGTGGATTGGAATTCAGGGCCATGACAAATACTTGCAAGACATCCAACTGATGGTCTAACAATTTCAACAATCCATCAACCTTGGCTATTATTTCACTTTTGACCTTGGAAGGAATTGATCTTAGAATGCAAGAAGCTGGAataaatacagcaaggcattttatcccaCATTCTGTCAATTTGTCTGTAGAATAACTGTGTCCCCCTCCCTTCCATCTCATTAATGGTAAATGTGAAAATGTCAATATTTCCTTAATTGTTCAACACAACTTATGTCATTCTTTGTTTTACCAGGTTACTCGTGGAAAAGCCATGCTACAATGTGTTAAAATAGATTCTGTTGTAAGTTCATCACTATTctattgtctttctcttttcccatTCTGAAATAATGCAATTGGTGTCTTTATGGGTCATAGAAACACCACTGACCTCGTATCTGTAATGATTATAGAAACTCTAGTGACCTAACACGAAGCTGGACTTGTTAGAGATTAGAATATGTTGTGTAACTGCAATACATCATTCTGgctgccaacacttttttctgcaaaataggggtagtttatcctgttcaggctatattattagcattattctgcgattgagaatttaaaatcacttctttaactttctaagacatctcaacgcttctaaaagcaaacttcgtttgtttgtttacgtttatcataatttgaatttaacattattaataatgtttCAGAGATGTAATATCATGTAAATTACTTCACATCAATGATAAGCTTCGTTAAAGACAGTGGTAAAATGTAGTTACTTTAAGGCTTAATGTACAAATGCAAAATTATGTTCAATTTTGGGTGTTTggatatatgataataataggaaGAGAGGTTGCCAGATATATGAAAATGACAGGAGTGCAGCAACATAAACTCTTGATGGCAACCCGCCTGAGACTAatttctggttctatgatacaaactttctgttttcaagtaatctaaattaaaaacttccatcaaaatttcttatttatattccaACACTGGCTTAAAAAtgacttattttactaaatcatttactttcaaaattaccTGAAacgaaggcagtgtatttcaacagaaatgtgataGCAAAAGGTTTAATACCATTCATTCAATTATGAGTTGCTCCTGGAACCAGACTGGTAACAAATAAATCACATACATGTAATGAATCCACTGAACTTTGTTATTCTCATGACTTTATTGGTTTGTGCATGTATTAACGATGTTGAGGTATTCTGATAAAGTGAAAAAGATTGGCGGTAGTTAGTGAATTAAAGTGGTCCCATTTAAATTAATGCCTGTTTAAATGTTGGTTTGATTTTTCTACAGCATCACCTTTACATAATTTTAGAATGTTTCTACGCCATATTGTCTGTCGATtctttattgcatataaattctTCACCAATGCCCATGACTGTTCAGTAATGACGAAAAGGATATGATCACAAATACAAGCAGTAGAGATGGGGTTCCTGCAAAGGTTCTCTGAAGTAATGTTTCAGGGTGCTTACCCTGAAGAACAGGGAGCCTCTCCATGTTGAGTCACTACTTTCTTTTCATCGAAAGGTCCCAGCTTTGGTTCTACAGACATTTTATTCGAATGTTACAAGAAAGTATCACAAGAAGAATTCTTCAAACCAAGCTAACTGGCAGAAGACCTAGAGGTAGACCAAGATGGTtcaataatatccatagtctcgcTTGATCCAGCTGGAAAGTGGATGGTTGCTTCTGATTGCACCCTATGGACACAGCGAgtgaagatggatggatggaaaaaaTTCTTTATGCCTACCccattaaaatgtgtgtgtgtgtggtactggTGGTAAGAGTATAATTTCTCTTCAGTTTGGTCTcatttttcttattatatttcctttttcttttttagcctGAGAATATTGTTGACAAAGCAAGAAAACTTGGAGTCAAGATTGTGCCCTAtacaagtaaagaaaatatttatcatcatcatcatcattattgcttacATTATAgacgtaggcatggctgtgtggttaaggagttttcTTTCCAACCATATAGTTTTGTTTGCAtggtacctagggcaagtgtctttgctATAGCACTGAACAAACCACAACCAGTACCCAGATTAGAACACTTcaaatttttcttgttcttgtatttattcatgaaaagcgatacattgtgtccttgagcaagacactttatttcgcgttgctccagtccactcagctggcaaaactgagtagtacctgtatgtcaaagggccagccttgtcaagcttaatctccctgagaactatgttaagagtacacgtatctgtggagtgttcagccacttgtacgttaatttcacaagcaagctgtaccattgattgtatcagctggggaCCCCATCGTCATAACCGACAAAGTGCTCCTCCTTTATATTAGTATGATGGTGTCTACCAATGTAATTCTGCTCACAGTAAATTGGTGAACTCAAAGCtatgacagaagacacttgcccaaagtgcttagtagtgggattgaactgcttatatacacacagacacacataaaaatgcacacatatacatgcagcaCACAATAGATTTCTCTCAGtacctgtctaccaaatccactcaagacttcAGTTATTCAGGGacttagagtagaagacacttgccaaagatgtcTCACAAAAAACTTAACCTGAAGccttgatgtgtgtttgtgtatgtttatagatatgaaTAGTaacgtgtttgcatgtgtgtgtatgtgtatataaacatgcatacatgtgcacatatttcggatctattttaaaatgggggccacatttttcattaatgttttacgtagtgtttttggtacggaaagactttcaaacttcgtatacttatctattttgtgttatagaacagaaaaatatttttgtattcgaatttgtttcatgtaaaaaattgtcttatttcgataatttcaaccaatcactgacaagtattcagttgtttatatttactcctttggctgattaagcgatgtaaagcgtatttaatctccataccttcgttttatttgcttttttcattttaaatttgctttaaccctaaccctaaggttagggttagggttaattgtttcagaatcgtttgtttatgtagtcggcacttaatgtatatcggctgaatggacgtcagtgattggttgaaattacagaaatacgacaacttcaacatggaataacttatggatttcttttttttttaagaagactaagagaaaaagatgttttatatgacacattctaccagtgttccaagtttcaaagggtttcgttaatgaaaaatgtggcccccattttaaaaaagattccATATTTCTTTTCCTGTAGTACTTTAAAGTAatctctgtaattttttttccgTAGGTTTAATGAAATGGATCAACAAAGAGAAGACTCTGTTAGAGAATGCCAAAGCAGCTTGTGCATCAAGCTTAAAAGCCAAAATTGTGGTAAATGTTAAACCCCAGTTCCTTGTGctttgtacatgtgcgtgtgagaAAGTGAGAGTTGGTAACTCCTTGCCTTGatgtcacatgatagttgtagATGAGTGTTACTATCAGACTTGCAGTGGCCttcatttgcaatcttctgtaaaacaatgtctggtcatggggagatattatcttacttggaaacaggtgagggttggtgagaaGAAGGATATCTGGCAATAGAGAAGGGGACATTAAAACGAAGGTCAGAGAAAAAAAGGGACAATGCTTATGATCATTTTTAAGCCCCCACCTTTCCTAGATTGTGAAAGTTATTCAGtttgtatgttgttttttgttgcttcttgagccatgcctggctcataagggttggtttcattggcatataggatccccacctggatgggacgccaatccgtcacaggtgagctgctagatgcaagaggaaagaatgagagaaagttgtggtgaaagagttagCAGAAGTTctccattaccttctgccggagctgcATGGGGCTTAGGCTTAgggttttgctcataaacacacacacacacacacacacatcgcccagtcTGAGATTTGAACCTGTGATCCCTCAACCatgagtctgctgctctaaccaccaggccatgtgcCACCACTATTCAATTATTACCTTTAAGTTGTTGTCTGCAAGAACACTGACAAGAAGAAAATTCCAGTACATTTCAATTCTGAGAAAGAAGGATAGGTGAGGTAAGACAACAATAAAGGTGACAAGAGGaagacatttgtgtatgtgttttctgtaTTTGGTTACTAATGCAGTATGTTGATGTTCTAAGCAGTCTCCAGTTTTACTGCAGCTAATGTTCCTGAGTTATAAATTTGAATATAGATCAAACAGACAAAAAGTAATTGATGTTTTTCAAACTAGCAACGAGCTATATGGGGTTTTCTTTCCTGTATTAAAACAATTCAGCCATgaaatctgtatttatattttgttaggcAAGCTGGAACAGTCATACAGTACTATGAATTGAACTTACATCCTTGTGGTCAGTTGTCAATATCTTAGATGGTGATTTTGCTTGTAATTATGTTACAGTACACAAATCTCAAAGTTCCACAAATATTTTCCATCtctacaatttttttccttttttttttttttttttttttttttttttttNNNNNNNNNNNNNNNNNNNNNNNNNNNNNNNNNNNNNNNNNNNNNNNNNNNNNNNNNNNNNNNNNNNNNNNNNNNNNNNNNNNNNNNNNNNNNNNNNNNNNNNNNNNNNNNNNNNNNNNNNNNNNNNNNNNNNNNNNNNNNNNNNNNNNNNNNNNNNNNNNNNNNNNNNNNNNNNNNNNNNNNNNNNNNNNNNNNNNNNNNNNNNNNNNNNNNNNNNNNNNNNNNNNNNNNNNNNNNNNNNNNNNNNNNNNNNNNNNNNNNNNNNNNNNNNNNNNNNNNNNNNNNNNNNNNNNNNNNNNNNNNNNNNNNNNNNNNNNNNNNNNNNNNNNNNNNNNNNNNNNNNNNNNNNNNNNNNNNNNNNNNNNNNNNNNNNNNNNNNNNNNNNNNNNNNNNNNNNNNNNNNNNNNNNNNNNNNNNNNNNNNNNNNNNNNNNNNNNNNNNNNNNNNNNNNNNNNNNNNNNNNNNNNNNNNNNNNNNNNNNNNNNNNNNNNNNNNNNNNNNNNNNNNNNNNNNNNNNNNNNNNNNNNNNNNNNNNNNNNNNNNNNNNNNNNNNNNNNNNNNNNNNNNNNNNNNNNNNNNNNNNNNNNNNNNNNNNNNNNNNNNNNNNNNNNNNNNNNNNNNNNNNNNNNNNNNNNNNNNNNNNNNNNNNNNNNNNNNNNNNNNNNNNNNNNNNNNNNNNNNNNNNNNNNNNNNNNNNNNNNNNNNNNNNgtgtcatcatcatcatcgtttaatgtccactttccatgctagcatgggttggacgatttgactgaggactggtgaaccagatggctgcaccaggctccaatctgatctggcagagtttctacagctggatgcccttcctaacgccaaccactccgagagtgtagtgggtgcttttacatgccaccagcacgagggccagtcaggcggtactggcaacggccatgctcaaaatggtgtttttcacgtgccacctgcacaggagccagtccagctgcactggcaatgacctcgctcgaatgtgttttcccatgccaccagcacaagtgccagtaaggtgacactcgTAACGATCTGCTCTGGCAATGACTATTGTACTGAGGCTGATTCAGTTACTTCCAAAGGAtttagtaccacctgactggctcccaaagaaagtaccattcgagcatggtcattgccagtaccgcctgactggtcctcatgccagtggcatataaaaagcacctactacactctcggagtggttggcattaggaagggcatccagctgtagaaaccttgccagaccagattggagcctggtgcagccttctggctcaccagtcctcagtcaaactgtccaacccatgccagcatggaaagcagacgttaaacgatggtgatgatggtaattgtTAGATCACTTTTCATTATGCATGCTTTGGTTTCAGGCTGATTTGGGCTTAAATACCAAATTAAATAGAATTCTCATTTTCTTCACAGTGAAATACTTAAAGAAGCCCTATATAAAGTTTGAAGCAATCAACAAACATTATCGTCCAGTCGTAATGGAGTTTACTAGCTGGCCCCACATTAACTTGTCCTCAGCACCAAGCAGCTGTCCCTTTGATGAGTGGCTGAATTGTGTCAGTGCCACTAAACCTCAGCCAGCGAATAAAGATAATGCCAATGTTCCTGTTGCCTGGTCAGCAGAGTCTGGAGCACCACAGAATGCAGCCAATCTAActcgcaacaacaataacaataacaacaacaacaacacgaccaAAAAATGGTAATTGCTTTAGTCTCTCTCTGCTGTGTGTCTCTGTTGAATTTTTACTATGAATCCAGTTAAAGTGCAggttcatcaatatatatatatatatatatatatatatatatacacacacatacagtaatccctcgactatcgtgggtATTACACTCCAAAAACACCCACGattggtgaaaatctgcgaagtagaaacagtaccatactgtatattttttttaattatttttgtaatttgtatatatttat
This DNA window, taken from Octopus bimaculoides isolate UCB-OBI-ISO-001 chromosome 9, ASM119413v2, whole genome shotgun sequence, encodes the following:
- the LOC106869554 gene encoding protein DBF4 homolog A is translated as MKRNKIVKDNRSHSCVPSGTKPLASGESCLNSRRKLDFKNKLPLDGKRIYLDLRGLKQRNVEESLSKFGAIIEKFLSKEIHYFVTDQSKVKEKNDDPNASGSPSVYMSSPFNSGQTPSPSTFDKKALSVTRGKAMLQCVKIDSVPENIVDKARKLGVKIVPYTSLMKWINKEKTLLENAKAACASSLKAKIVVNVKPQFLVLCTCACEKVRVGNSLP